Proteins from one Deinococcus apachensis DSM 19763 genomic window:
- a CDS encoding pyridoxal phosphate-dependent aminotransferase — protein MPELLPRARSSSESVFAHMSRLAVQYGAVNLGQGFPSDPPPAFLLNAARRAVGVNDQYAPPAGLPALRDAVGADLGVDGADVVVTSGATEALNILALALYGPGDEVLMLEPVFDVYVPQARLAGAVPVTVPMQLNDAEGWTLDLSAVRNAVTPRTRALLLNSPYNPTGTVFSRAELDALVALAREHDLWIVSDEVYDELYFGERPVALRELAPERTFTVGSAGKRLEATGWRVGWVACPPGLAGNIAAIRQVGSFCTPTPFQTAVASALPVARREGFYEGLRDEYGKRLGLLAQGLRNLGATVFEPRGTYFLTARRPGWQAEALVCDAGVALIPGEAFYLNHPAPRGLLRLAFCKSRPQLEQALERLSRPAEVGVTE, from the coding sequence ATGCCTGAACTCCTGCCGCGTGCCCGGTCGTCCTCCGAGAGCGTGTTCGCGCACATGAGCCGCCTTGCCGTGCAATACGGCGCGGTGAACCTGGGGCAGGGTTTCCCCTCCGACCCGCCGCCCGCCTTCCTCCTCAACGCGGCGCGGCGGGCCGTGGGGGTGAATGACCAGTACGCGCCCCCGGCGGGCCTGCCCGCGCTGCGGGACGCCGTCGGCGCGGACCTGGGGGTGGACGGCGCCGACGTGGTCGTGACCTCGGGAGCGACTGAGGCGCTGAACATCCTCGCCCTCGCCCTGTACGGCCCCGGCGACGAGGTGCTGATGCTCGAACCGGTGTTCGACGTGTATGTGCCCCAGGCGCGGCTGGCGGGGGCCGTGCCCGTCACTGTGCCCATGCAGTTAAATGACGCGGAGGGCTGGACGCTCGACCTGAGCGCTGTGCGAAACGCCGTCACGCCCCGCACTCGCGCCCTGCTCCTGAACAGCCCCTACAACCCGACCGGGACCGTGTTCTCCCGCGCCGAGTTGGACGCCCTGGTCGCCCTCGCCCGCGAACACGACCTCTGGATCGTCAGCGACGAGGTGTACGACGAGTTGTATTTCGGGGAGAGGCCGGTGGCCCTGCGGGAACTCGCGCCGGAGCGCACGTTCACCGTGGGCAGCGCGGGCAAGCGATTGGAGGCGACCGGCTGGCGTGTCGGCTGGGTGGCCTGTCCTCCCGGTCTGGCGGGAAATATCGCGGCGATCCGGCAGGTGGGCTCGTTCTGCACCCCGACGCCCTTTCAGACAGCCGTGGCCTCGGCGTTGCCCGTCGCGCGGCGGGAGGGCTTTTACGAGGGGCTGCGGGACGAATATGGCAAACGGCTGGGGCTGCTCGCTCAGGGGCTGCGCAACCTGGGGGCGACCGTCTTCGAGCCGCGTGGCACCTATTTTCTCACCGCCCGTCGCCCTGGCTGGCAGGCGGAGGCCCTAGTGTGTGACGCGGGGGTGGCCCTCATCCCCGGCGAGGCCTTCTACCTGAATCACCCGGCCCCCCGGGGGCTCCTTCGCCTGGCGTTTTGCAAATCCCGTCCCCAATTGGAACAGGCCCTGGAACGGTTAAGCCGCCCGGCCGAAGTGGGCGTGACCGAATAA
- a CDS encoding argininosuccinate synthase encodes MTNEQQGQARDKIVLAYSGGLDTSIILKWLQTERDYDVVAFTADLGQGDEVEEARVKALNTGAVAAYALDLREEFVRDYVFPMFRSAALYEGYYLLGTSIARPLIAKKMVEIAGEEGAVAVSHGATGKGNDQVRFEMTAYALKPDVVTVAPWREWEFQGRADLEAFAHEHGIPVPTTQKDPWSTDANLLHISYEGGILEDPWAEPPAHMFKLTVSPEEAPNEPEYVEVEFENGDPVAIGGERLTPAALLQRANEIGGRHGVGRVDLVENRFVGMKSRGVYETPGGTLLYHARRAVESLTLDREVLHQRDALSPKYAELIYNGFWFAPEREALQVYIDHVARSVTGTARLKLYKGNCIVVGRRAPRSLYDKDLVSFEAGGDYNQHDAGAFIKLSALRMRVQARVEAKAEQKEPAQV; translated from the coding sequence ATGACGAACGAACAGCAGGGCCAGGCCAGAGACAAGATCGTGCTCGCGTACAGCGGCGGCCTCGACACCTCCATCATCCTGAAGTGGCTCCAGACCGAGCGGGACTACGACGTGGTGGCCTTCACCGCCGACCTCGGCCAGGGCGACGAGGTCGAGGAGGCGCGGGTCAAGGCGCTGAACACGGGCGCGGTCGCCGCTTACGCCCTCGACCTGCGCGAGGAGTTCGTGCGCGACTACGTGTTCCCGATGTTCCGCTCCGCCGCGCTGTATGAGGGCTACTACCTCCTGGGCACCTCCATCGCCCGCCCGTTGATCGCCAAGAAGATGGTCGAGATCGCGGGAGAAGAGGGCGCCGTCGCCGTCTCGCACGGGGCGACGGGCAAGGGCAACGATCAGGTGCGCTTCGAGATGACCGCCTACGCGCTCAAGCCCGACGTGGTGACCGTGGCCCCCTGGCGTGAGTGGGAGTTCCAGGGGCGCGCCGACCTGGAGGCCTTCGCCCACGAGCACGGCATCCCCGTCCCGACCACCCAGAAGGACCCCTGGAGCACCGACGCCAACCTGTTGCACATCTCCTACGAGGGCGGCATCCTCGAAGACCCCTGGGCCGAGCCGCCCGCCCACATGTTCAAGCTGACGGTCAGCCCCGAGGAGGCGCCGAACGAGCCCGAGTACGTCGAGGTCGAGTTCGAGAACGGCGACCCGGTGGCCATAGGTGGGGAGCGGCTGACTCCCGCCGCCCTGCTCCAGAGGGCGAACGAGATCGGCGGGCGGCACGGGGTCGGGCGCGTAGACCTCGTGGAGAACCGCTTCGTGGGCATGAAGTCGCGCGGGGTGTACGAGACGCCCGGCGGCACGCTGCTTTACCACGCCCGCCGTGCCGTCGAGAGCCTGACCCTGGACCGCGAGGTGCTGCACCAGCGCGACGCGTTGAGCCCCAAGTACGCCGAACTCATCTACAACGGCTTCTGGTTCGCCCCCGAGCGCGAGGCGCTTCAGGTCTACATCGACCACGTGGCCCGCAGCGTCACCGGCACCGCCCGCCTGAAGCTCTATAAGGGCAACTGCATCGTGGTGGGCCGCCGGGCGCCGCGCAGCCTGTACGACAAGGACCTCGTGTCCTTTGAGGCGGGCGGCGACTACAACCAGCACGACGCGGGGGCCTTTATCAAGCTCAGCGCCCTGCGGATGCGGGTGCAGGCGCGGGTGGAGGCGAAGGCCGAGCAGAAGGAACCCGCGCAGGTCTGA
- the carB gene encoding carbamoyl-phosphate synthase large subunit, translated as MPKRTDLQTILILGSGPIQIGQAAEFDYSGTQALKALKKEGYRLVLVNSNPATIMTDPDLADATYLEPLTPEFVRKVIEKERPDALLPTLGGQTALNLAMDLNANGTLAEFGVELIGANAEAIHKGEDREAFQAAMKKIGVETARGKMVHSMEEAVDYQKEIGLPIVIRPSFTLGGTGGGIAHTYEDFLKITEGGLRDSPVHSVLLEESILGWKEYELEVMRDHADTVVIITSIENFDPMGVHTGDSITVAPAQTLSDVEYQRLRDQSLAIIREIGVDTGGSNIQFAVNPDNGRVIVIEMNPRVSRSSALASKATGFPIAKIAALLAVGYHLDELPNDITRVTPAAFEPTIDYVVTKIPRFAFEKFPGTPDALGTQMRSVGEVMAIGRTFKESVQKALRSIEADVRGTFAAMSDDELRGLLYGNPRRLEAVLELLRRGERVAALHDATKIDRWFLSQLQEIVDAEKEILDLGPIQGWKYEIWREVKRLGFSDARLGELVGLSELEVRELRKAAKATPVYKTVDTCAAEFEAYTPYHYSTYEWEDEVTPTDKPKVVILGSGPNRIGQGVEFDYATVHAVWALQEAGYETIMVNSNPETVSTDYDTADRLYFEPLTFEDVMNIVEHEKPVGVIVQLGGQTPLKLARRLADAGAPIIGTPPATIHEAEDRASFNALCERLELPQPRGKVAETPAQARELAAELGFPLMARPSYVLGGRAMRTVRSMEELTTYLDEVYAAVEGQPSILLDQFLEGALELDVDTLCDGERAVVAGIMEHVEAAGVHSGDSACVLPPVTLSPELIARVKADTERLALELGVRGLMNVQWAVKEGTAYILEANPRASRTVPFVSKAVNHPLAKSAARIAVGQTLEQIGFTGTPTPPMYSVKEVHLPFLKFKGVLPVLGPEMKSTGESMGIDADPYLAFYRAELGAKSNLPREGTALLLGDGLDEVAATLEGAGLRVIREQEGDTLPDLLIDVTASPLLRTALERGKPIVSTLEGAVWTAKAIAAAKGKVLGVRSLQEWQKLEPVAY; from the coding sequence ATGCCCAAGCGCACTGACCTCCAGACCATCCTGATTCTCGGCAGCGGCCCCATTCAGATAGGGCAGGCGGCCGAGTTCGACTATTCGGGCACGCAGGCGCTCAAGGCGCTGAAAAAAGAAGGCTACCGACTCGTGCTGGTGAACTCCAACCCGGCGACGATCATGACCGACCCCGACCTCGCCGACGCCACCTACCTGGAGCCGCTGACGCCCGAGTTCGTCCGCAAGGTCATCGAGAAGGAGCGCCCCGACGCCCTGCTCCCCACCCTGGGCGGGCAGACGGCGCTGAACCTGGCGATGGACCTCAATGCCAACGGCACCCTCGCCGAGTTCGGGGTGGAACTCATCGGCGCGAACGCCGAGGCCATCCACAAGGGCGAGGACCGCGAGGCGTTCCAGGCCGCGATGAAGAAGATCGGCGTGGAGACGGCGCGCGGGAAGATGGTCCACTCCATGGAGGAGGCCGTCGACTACCAGAAGGAGATCGGCCTCCCCATCGTCATCCGGCCCTCCTTCACGCTGGGCGGCACGGGCGGCGGCATCGCGCACACCTACGAGGACTTCCTGAAGATCACGGAGGGCGGCCTACGCGACTCGCCGGTCCATTCGGTGCTCCTCGAAGAATCCATCCTGGGCTGGAAGGAGTACGAGCTGGAGGTCATGCGCGACCACGCCGACACGGTGGTCATCATCACGAGCATCGAGAACTTCGACCCGATGGGCGTGCATACCGGGGATTCGATCACGGTGGCCCCGGCGCAGACCCTCAGCGATGTGGAGTACCAGCGGCTGCGGGACCAGAGCCTCGCCATCATCCGCGAGATCGGGGTGGACACGGGTGGCTCCAACATCCAGTTCGCGGTCAATCCCGACAACGGGCGCGTCATCGTGATCGAGATGAACCCGCGCGTCAGCCGCTCCTCGGCGCTGGCGAGCAAGGCGACCGGCTTCCCCATCGCCAAGATCGCCGCCCTGCTCGCGGTGGGCTACCACCTCGACGAGCTGCCGAACGACATCACCCGCGTCACCCCCGCCGCCTTCGAGCCCACCATCGACTACGTGGTGACGAAGATTCCGCGCTTCGCCTTCGAGAAGTTCCCCGGCACGCCCGACGCGCTGGGCACCCAGATGCGGAGCGTGGGCGAGGTCATGGCGATTGGCCGCACCTTCAAGGAGAGCGTGCAGAAGGCGCTGCGGAGCATCGAGGCGGACGTGCGCGGAACATTTGCGGCCATGTCCGACGACGAGCTGCGCGGCCTGCTGTACGGCAACCCGCGCCGATTGGAGGCCGTGCTGGAATTGCTGCGGCGGGGCGAGCGCGTGGCGGCGCTGCACGACGCGACGAAGATCGACCGCTGGTTCCTCTCCCAGCTTCAGGAGATCGTGGACGCCGAGAAGGAAATCCTCGACCTCGGTCCTATCCAGGGCTGGAAGTATGAGATCTGGCGCGAGGTCAAGCGGCTGGGCTTCTCCGACGCGCGGCTGGGCGAACTCGTGGGGCTGAGCGAGCTGGAGGTCCGCGAACTTCGCAAGGCGGCGAAGGCCACCCCGGTCTACAAGACAGTGGACACCTGCGCCGCCGAGTTCGAGGCGTACACGCCCTACCACTACTCGACCTACGAGTGGGAGGACGAGGTGACGCCGACCGACAAGCCCAAGGTGGTGATCCTGGGGAGCGGCCCCAACCGCATCGGGCAGGGGGTGGAGTTCGACTATGCGACCGTCCACGCCGTCTGGGCGCTTCAGGAGGCGGGCTACGAGACGATCATGGTCAACTCCAACCCGGAGACGGTCTCCACCGACTACGACACCGCCGACCGCCTGTACTTCGAGCCGCTGACCTTCGAGGACGTGATGAACATCGTCGAGCACGAGAAGCCCGTCGGCGTGATCGTGCAGCTCGGCGGGCAGACGCCCCTCAAGCTCGCGCGGCGGCTGGCGGACGCGGGCGCCCCCATCATCGGCACCCCCCCGGCGACGATCCACGAGGCGGAGGACCGCGCCTCCTTCAATGCCCTGTGCGAGCGGCTGGAGCTGCCGCAGCCCCGGGGCAAGGTGGCCGAGACGCCCGCGCAGGCGCGCGAACTCGCCGCCGAACTCGGCTTCCCGCTGATGGCCCGGCCCTCCTACGTGCTGGGAGGCCGCGCGATGCGGACGGTCCGGAGCATGGAGGAGCTGACGACCTATCTGGACGAGGTGTATGCCGCCGTCGAGGGGCAGCCGTCCATCCTGCTCGATCAATTCTTGGAGGGCGCCCTGGAACTCGACGTGGACACCCTCTGTGACGGGGAGCGGGCCGTGGTGGCGGGCATCATGGAGCACGTCGAGGCCGCCGGGGTCCACTCGGGCGACAGCGCGTGCGTGCTGCCCCCGGTGACCCTCTCGCCCGAATTGATCGCGCGGGTGAAGGCCGACACGGAACGCCTCGCCCTGGAACTCGGCGTGCGGGGCCTGATGAACGTGCAGTGGGCGGTGAAGGAGGGCACGGCTTACATCCTGGAGGCCAACCCACGGGCCAGCCGCACCGTGCCCTTCGTGAGCAAGGCCGTGAACCACCCGCTCGCCAAGAGTGCCGCCCGGATCGCCGTGGGGCAGACTTTGGAGCAGATCGGCTTCACCGGGACGCCCACGCCCCCCATGTACTCGGTCAAGGAAGTCCACCTGCCCTTCCTGAAGTTCAAGGGCGTGCTGCCCGTCCTCGGCCCGGAGATGAAGAGCACGGGCGAGAGCATGGGCATCGACGCGGACCCGTACCTCGCCTTCTACCGCGCGGAGCTGGGGGCCAAGAGCAACCTGCCCCGGGAGGGGACGGCGCTCCTCCTCGGGGACGGTCTGGACGAGGTGGCCGCCACGCTGGAAGGCGCGGGGCTGCGGGTGATCCGCGAGCAGGAAGGCGATACACTCCCCGACCTCCTCATCGACGTGACCGCCTCGCCGCTCCTCCGCACCGCCCTGGAACGCGGCAAGCCCATCGTCAGCACTCTTGAGGGCGCAGTGTGGACGGCGAAGGCGATTGCCGCCGCAAAGGGCAAGGTGCTGGGCGTCCGGAGCCTCCAGGAGTGGCAGAAGCTGGAGCCGGTGGCGTACTGA
- a CDS encoding LysE/ArgO family amino acid transporter, which translates to MPPFPRGLTLGLTLIVAIGPQNAFVLRQGLTRRYALLAALVCSLTDTLLIAFGVLGVGTLLAQSPVLVVIGTLAGAAFLLWYGWRSFHSARHPGTLQTEGQVAHTPGTVLVTAAAFSLLNPHAILDTVVLIGGASAGLGGAGRNAFLLGTVLASWTWFFGLALLAGRFAPLMRSPRAWQVLDVLIGVVMWTIAAGLVRGVLPVG; encoded by the coding sequence GTGCCCCCCTTCCCGCGCGGCCTGACGCTGGGCCTCACGCTGATCGTCGCCATCGGTCCGCAGAACGCCTTTGTGCTGCGGCAGGGGCTGACGAGGAGGTACGCCCTGCTGGCCGCGCTGGTCTGCTCGCTGACCGACACGCTGCTGATCGCGTTCGGCGTCCTGGGAGTCGGCACCCTGCTGGCCCAGTCCCCGGTGCTGGTCGTGATCGGAACGCTGGCGGGCGCGGCCTTTCTGCTGTGGTACGGGTGGCGTTCCTTCCACTCAGCCAGACATCCGGGGACTCTCCAGACAGAGGGGCAGGTCGCTCATACCCCCGGCACCGTCCTCGTCACGGCCGCCGCCTTCAGCCTCCTCAATCCCCACGCGATCCTCGACACGGTGGTCCTGATCGGCGGGGCGAGCGCCGGGCTGGGCGGCGCGGGCCGGAACGCCTTCCTCCTCGGCACAGTCCTGGCTTCATGGACATGGTTTTTCGGCCTCGCCCTCCTTGCGGGCCGCTTCGCGCCGCTGATGCGTTCGCCCCGGGCGTGGCAGGTGCTGGACGTGCTGATCGGGGTGGTGATGTGGACGATAGCGGCTGGGCTGGTGCGGGGAGTGCTGCCGGTGGGCTAG